A genomic window from Vigna radiata var. radiata cultivar VC1973A chromosome 2, Vradiata_ver6, whole genome shotgun sequence includes:
- the LOC106752700 gene encoding cytochrome P450 703A2, whose amino-acid sequence MVLATFISALLLAALASKIIRHWLMRKSLSSDKSNGLPPGPPKWPIVGNLLQLGQLPHRDLASLCEKYGPLVYLKLGNIDAITTNDPKIIHEILVSQDDVFASRPHTLAAVHLAYGCGDVALAPMSPHWKRMRRICMEHLLTTKRLESFSKHRLEEAQHLVKDVMDRAQDGRPINLREVLGAFSMNNVTRMLLGKQYFGSKSSGPQEAMEFMHITHELFWLLGVIFLGDYLPMWRWIDPYGCEKKMREVEKRVDDFHSKIIEEHRKARECKKMKTEEGDGDMDFVDVLLSLPGQDGKEHMDDVEIKALIQDMIAAATDTSAVTNEWAMAEVIKHPDILEKVQQELDTVVGRNRMVLESDLAHLNYLRCVVRETFRMHPAGPFLIPHESLRATTINGYHIPAKTRVFINTHGLGRNTEIWDNVEEFRPERHWPSNGGRVEISHGVDFKILPFSAGKRKCPGAPLGVNLVLMALARLFHCFQWTPPDGLNPQEIDTTEVYGMTMPKAKPLFAVAVPRLSNHFYQ is encoded by the exons ATGGTTTTGGCAACGTTTATCTCAGCCCTACTTCTAGCTGCATTAGCCTCTAAAATCATTAGACATTGGCTTATGAGAAAGTCTCTATCTTCTGACAAGAGCAACGGGCTTCCTCCAGGCCCACCAAAGTGGCCCATCGTGGGGAACCTCCTCCAATTGGGTCAACTTCCACATAGAGACTTGGCATCTTTGTGTGAGAAATATGGACCCTTAGTGTACCTAAAATTGGGCAACATTGATGCCATCACCACCAATGATCCTAAGATTATACATGAAATTCTTGTTTCCCAAGATGATGTTTTTGCCTCTCGACCACACACTCTTGCAGCAGTTCATTTAGCATATGGGTGTGGTGATGTTGCATTGGCCCCTATGAGCCCTCATTGGAAGCGCATGAGAAGAATTTGCATGGAACACTTGTTAACAACAAAGAGGCTTGAGTCCTTCTCAAAACACCGTTTGGAGGAAGCCCAACACCTTGTCAAGGATGTTATGGACCGGGCCCAAGATGGAAGGCCCATTAACTTGAGGGAGGTTTTGGGTGCTTTCTCAATGAACAATGTGACTAGAATGTTGTTGGGTAAACAATATTTTGGGTCCAAATCTTCAGGCCCACAAGAGGCTATGGAGTTCATGCACATAACCCATGAGTTGTTTTGGTTGTTGGGTGTGATATTTTTGGGTGACTACTTGCCAATGTGGAGGTGGATTGATCCTTATGgatgtgaaaagaaaatgaggGAAGTGGAAAAAAGAGTGGATGATTTTCATTCCAAGATTATTGAAGAGCATAGAAAGGCAAGGGAATGTAAGAAGATGAAAACGGAAGAAGGTGATGGAGATATGGATTTTGTTGATGTTTTACTCTCTTTACCAGGTCAAGATGGAAAAGAGCACATGGATGATGTAGAAATCAAAGCCTTAATTCAG GACATGATAGCTGCAGCAACAGACACTTCAGCGGTAACTAACGAATGGGCGATGGCAGAGGTAATAAAACACCCAGACATCCTCGAAAAAGTCCAACAAGAACTGGACACAGTAGTTGGGCGAAACAGAATGGTGTTAGAATCGGACTTGGCGCACCTTAATTACCTGCGCTGCGTCGTACGAGAAACCTTCCGCATGCACCCGGCGGGGCCCTTCCTCATTCCGCACGAGTCTCTCCGGGCCACCACCATCAACGGCTACCACATCCCCGCCAAGACACGTGTGTTCATCAACACTCATGGGCTGGGCCGCAACACGGAGATTTGGGACAACGTGGAGGAGTTCAGGCCCGAGAGACACTGGCCCAGTAACGGCGGTAGGGTTGAGATTAGTCATGGCGTTGACTTCAAGATTCTGCCTTTCAGTGCTGGAAAACGCAAGTGCCCTGGTGCACCGCTTGGGGTGAATTTGGTTTTGATGGCTTTGGCTAGACTCTTTCACTGCTTTCAGTGGACCCCACCCGATGGTTTGAACCCTCAAGAGATTGATACTACAGAAGTTTATGGAATGACTATGCCCAAGGCTAAACCTTTGTTTGCTGTTGCTGTTCCAAGGTTGTCAAACCATTTCTAtcaataa